One stretch of Podospora bellae-mahoneyi strain CBS 112042 chromosome 2, whole genome shotgun sequence DNA includes these proteins:
- a CDS encoding hypothetical protein (EggNog:ENOG503P5A8; COG:A; COG:K): MSKATPRKARHRQHPSNSGPRQQVHASDYESDTAYYMENRNMAPQAPSKTRSDMEVNLTVLRRYDPTIKSVLAIAANAVIYTIGQASAGWEKHGVEGTLFVCEQEPGADSSGQHLPQYCIFILNRRGMNNFVVDLARISNCEVVEELIVFQLEDGYTIDSNETEEGAQKAIGIWMHEDETRPRSANFTTIMGAWQEARTAGSAYLPTDDEGQGAPVAVAETPAPQNVGFVPGQQININDLFGNK, from the coding sequence ATGAGCAAGGCTACACCCCGAAAGGCGCGTCACCGCCAGCACCCTAGCAACAGTGGTCCCCGACAGCAAGTCCATGCCTCCGACTACGAATCCGACACAGCATACTACATGGAGAATCGCAACATGGCTCCCCAAGCCCCGTCTAAGACACGGTCCGATATGGAGGTCAACCTGACAGTCCTCCGCCGATATGACCCTACAATCAAGTCGGTGCTCGCCATCGCTGCCAACGCTGTCATCTATACCATCGGACAGGCCTCTGCTGGGTGGGAGAAACACGGAGTCGAAGGAACACTGTTCGTTTGCGAGCAAGAACCCGGTGCCGATTCTAGTGGCCAACATCTGCCACAATACtgcatcttcatcctcaaccgCCGGGGCATGAACAACTTTGTCGTCGACCTCGCAAGGATTAGCAACTGTGAGGTCGTGGAGGAGCTCATTGTCTTTCAGCTGGAGGATGGCTATACGATCGATAGCAACGAGACGGAAGAAGGCGCCCAAAAGGCTATTGGCATCTGGATGCACGAGGACGAGACTCGACCACGGAGCGCGAACTTTACCACCATCATGGGCGCCTGGCAGGAGGCTCGCACCGCCGGCTCGGCTTATTTGCCCACCGACGATGAAGGCCAGGGCGCTCCGGTCGCGGTGGCCGAGACACCAGCGCCACAGAATGTTGGGTTTGTTCCTGGGCAACAGATCAATATCAACGACCTGTTTGGGAATAAGTGA
- a CDS encoding hypothetical protein (EggNog:ENOG503Q6YF; COG:S), producing the protein MMQNKSDDIHDDNSDLLEPYIETELVNADLFGEWLQQELGDGKNHQGIISKVAAALGVFKNTLQSLSLEITLPNPRLWNMQVDAVNGDDLKIIVTLPGSEEKIEVVAKNQDELQFLKGDKCLGYMSKVWHGLAQSLDRLTIYAQRCKELKAQEAELMHPAEATVQKHINLLKEYNDMKDIGQQIIGLIAENKGVQIGKLYENGDYGVTADD; encoded by the exons ATGATGCAGAATAAGTCTGATGATATACACGACGACAACTCTGACCTCCTCGAACCGTACATCGAAACAGAGTTGGTCAATGCCGATTTATTTGGAGAGTGGCTTCAACAAGAACTCGGCGATGGGAAAAATCACCAGGGGATCATCTCAAAGGTAGCAGCGGCGCTCGGTGTATTTAAGAATACACTGCAGTCGCTTTCTCTCGAGATTACCCTGCCAAATCCCAGGTTATGGAACATGCAAGTCGATGCAGTCAACGGTGACGATTTGAAGATCATCGTTACTCTACCAGGGtcggaggagaagatcgaAGTTGTTGCCAAGAATCAAGACGAACTGCAGTTTCTCAAAGGC GACAAATGTCTCGGATACATGTCCAAAGTG TGGCATGGACTTGCTCAGTCGCTCGATAGACTGACCATTTACGCACAAAGATGCAAGGAACTGAAGGCCCAAGAAGCGGAATTGAT GCATCCTGCAGAAGCTACAGTGCAGAAGCACATCAATCTGCTCAAGGAGTACAACGACATGAAAGACATTGGACAGCAAATCATCGGCCTTATCGCAGAAAACAAGGGCGTTCAAATCGGGAAGCTCTACGAGAATGGGGACTACGGGGTCACGGCGGACGACTGA
- a CDS encoding hypothetical protein (COG:S; EggNog:ENOG503P5NF), with the protein MVQFLSALVAILSVVAVSAAPVSTEVEAAPVLEERACAYTCGTVCYQTSHITAARNKGHTLRLAGQNINSYPHRYNNYEGFNFPTPAPWYEYPIMNTYAVYTGGSPGPDRVIFDSNGAFDKLITHTGASGNAFVACT; encoded by the exons ATGGTTCAG ttcctctccgccctcgtTGCCATTCTCTCGGTGGTCGCCGTGTCTGCTGCACCGGTCTCGACCGAGGTAGAGGCTGCCCCTGTGCTTGAAGAGAGAGCCTGTGCCTACACTTGCGGCACTGTTTGTTACCAGACGTCACACATCACTGCTGCCCGCAACAAGGGACACACTCTCCGCCTTGCTGGCCAAAACATCA ACAGCTATCCCCACCGGTACAACAACTACGAGGGCTTCAACTTCCCCACCCCTGCACCATGGTATGAGTATCCCATCATGAACACGTACGCCGTGTACACCGGTGGATCTCCCGGCCCGGACAGAGTTATTTTCGACAGCAACGGAGCGTTCGACAAGTTGATCACTCATACCGGGGCCAGTGGCAACGCATTTGTGGCTTGTACATAA
- a CDS encoding hypothetical protein (CAZy:AA9; EggNog:ENOG503PAVP; COG:E), producing MKFAPILLASAASAHTIFSSLEVNGVNHGVGGGVRVPSYNGPIENVDSASIACNGAPNPTTPTSKVITVQAGQNVTAIWRYMLSTTGSAPNDVMDITHKGPTMAYLKKVNDATTDSGVGGGWFKIQEDGYNNGVWGTEKVINGQGRHSIKIPSCIAPGQYLLRAEMLALHGAGNYPGAQFYMECAQLNIVGGTGSKTPSTVAFPGAYSGSHPGVKISIYWPPVTNYQIPGPSVFTC from the exons ATGAAGTTCGCCCCTATCCTCCTTGCCTCCGCCGCGAGCGCccacaccatcttctcctccctcgaggTGAACGGTGTCAACcacggtgttggtggtggtgtccgTGTGCCCAGCTACAACGGCCCCATTGAGAATGTCGACTCTGCCTCGATCGCCTGCAACGGTGCTCCCAACCCgaccacccccacctccaaggTCATCACCGTCCAGGCTGGTCAGAACGTGACCGCCATCTGGCGCTACAtgctctccaccaccggctcTGCCCCCAACGATGTCATGGACATCACCCACAAGGGCCCCACCATGGCCTACCTCAAGAAGGTCAACGACGCTACCACCGACTCTGgtgtcggcggcggttggTTCAAGATCCAGGAGGACGGCTACAACAACGGCGTCTGGGGCACCGAGAAGGTCATCAACGGCCAGGGCCGCCACAGCATCAAGATCCCCTCCTGCATCGCCCCCGGCCAGTACCTCCTCCGTGCTGAGATGCTTGCTCTCCACGGTGCCGGCAACTACCCCGGTGCTCAGTTCTACATGGAGTGTGCTCAGCTCAACATTGTCGGCGGTACCGGCAGCAAGACCCCCTCCACCGTTGCCTTCCCCGGTGCTTACTCT GGCTCCCACCCCGGTGTCAAGATCAGCATCTACTGGCCCCCTGTCACCAACTACCAGATCCCCGGCCCCTCGGTCTTCACCTGCTAG
- a CDS encoding hypothetical protein (EggNog:ENOG503P0Q0; COG:S) → MLSDLSPRAESLVPANVDKLFDLLNTNGEASSGSTWSRAPRSLSATQQGSRNLLDGVLSPAATTQRPFVQQNSIWQEPLFESGCRGSLHGRQCAGQCSDPKILFSSLSILGNCLAFATAGLLADDGIVIREAPLEDTPTSLQIAGVPENINATQILDDIVRCAVSSCEGEGRISGMATCTTQLIELRGHLGGPHNAATLEQFQVLHDGLGQYCGKLDMEFEPDIAGPGVLLSQMIQASVSVTSFVFITIISSWARFVLLVHKRGDWKKAERRHRKLTTSRVHGALVSAAVEFQEAQAFFTMAIQIATIATFEPSFTCGLSCSQQESIQSLSDTIMNGQLIRALAVNSMLPVLLTQSVLHRAGMSWWYTLTLCIIVCIFSEVIRWQIVTQVPFHILLGRLKDLVPVDECGGNPSLTAYCLTPLYNLQLVEMPMLIVGYTTALVLLLAQSAHRTWPIISPIVERHRPGQLLAYLGKHFFRVSWYGLQMTLAIATALHFVTLWTISRGLNSSPKDWTYGQVVSAMLWAPILGKYLYYNIFGVKRGVEARLAREYTVIRLEPH, encoded by the exons ATGTTAAGTGACCTGTCTCCACGGGCGGAGTCACTCGTCCCAGCGAATGTCGACAAGCTATTTGATCTGCTTAATACCAATGGCGAGGCGTCCTCGGGATCAACATGGAGTCGCGCACCAAGGTCCCTTTCTGCCACTCAACAGGGGAGTCGGAACTTGCTTGATGGTGTTCTCTCGCCGGCTGCCACAACTCAAAGACCTTTTGTCCAACAAAATTCAATATGGCAGGAACCGCTTTTTGAGTCGGGGTGTAGAGGCTCACTGCATGGTCGACAATGCGCAGGGCAATGCTCCGACCCCAAGATATTGTTCAGTTCCCTCAGCATTCTAGGAAACTGCCTTGCCTTTGCAACCGCGGGCTTACTGGCAGATGACGGCATTGTTATTCGAGAAGCCCCACTGGAGGACACCCCGACATCACTACAAATAGCTGGTGTCCCCGAAAACATTAATGCAACTCAGATACTCGATGATATTGTACGATGCGCTGTGTCGTCCTGCGAAGGCGAAGGTAGAATATCCGGCATGGCCACCTGCACGACACAGCTTATCGAACTAAGGGGACACCTGGGTGGTCCGCATAACGCCGCTACCCTTGAGCAATTCCAGGTCCTTCATGACGGCCTAGGCCAATATTGTGGCAAGCTTGATATGGAGTTTGAGCCTGACATTGCAGGGCCCGGG GTCCTGCTGTCACAAATGATACAGGCATCAGTCTCAGTCACCTCGTTTGTTTTCATCACGATAATCAGCTCTTGGGCCCGGTTCGTTCTTTTGGTCCACAAGCGAGGCGATTGGAAGAAAGCGGAGCGTCGTCACAGAAAACTCACAACATCCAGAGTCCACGGTGCGTTGGTTTCGGCTGCCGTGGAATTCCAGGAAGCCCAAGCATTCTTCACCATGGCCATTCAGATCGCGACCATTGCCACGTTTGAGCCGAGCTTTACCTGCGGCTTGTCTTGCAGCCAGCAAGAATCGATCCAATCCCTGAGCGACACCATCATGAATGGGCAGTTGATTCGTGCTCTGGCGGTCAACAGCATGTTGCCTGTGCTTCTGACACAGTCAGTACTACACCGTGCCGGAATGAGCTGGTGGTATACCTTGACGCTTTGCATCATTGTCTGCATCTTTTCAGAGGTCATCAGGTGGCAAATTGTCACTCAAGTCCCTTTCCACATCCTCTTAGGCCGGCTAAAAGATCTAGTACCAGTGGATGAGTGTGGTGGTAACCCTTCTCTGACAGCGTATTGCCTGACGCCTTTATACAATCTTCAACTTGTGGAAATGCCCATGCTGATTGTAGGATATACAACCGCCCTGGTACTCCTTCTTGCGCAGAGCGCACATCGGACATGGCCGATTATTTCACCTATTGTCGAGAGGCATAGACCTGGCCAGTTGCTGGCTTACTTGGGAAAGCATTTCTTTCGGGTGTCTTGGTACGGATTGCAGATGACCCTTGCCATCGCCACGGCCTTACATTTCGTCACTCTTTGGACCATCAGCCGCGGTTTGAATTCGTCACCGAAAGACTGGACCTATGGCCAGGTGGTGTCGGCAATGCTCTGGGCTCCGATATTGGGAAAGTACCTATACTACAATATTT TTGGAGTGAAGAGGGGAGTCGAGGCACGGCTTGCGCGAGAGTACACGGTGATTCGACTTGAGCCTCACTGA